The genomic interval TAATTACAAATAGCCTATTTCGGCGTACTTATATCACCCACAAAAAACAATTTCTCGCTACAAAATAGCGGATCTTAGTAATCTAGGAGGCGTCCATTATCATGCCATAGACCGTACATTTTATTTTCCTTAGTATTTGCAATGAATTTGTCTAATCTACTATTAAATAATTCCGGCTGGTTTTTAATACTTTGTATTGTGTCGATCCGAACTCTTTTATAAAGAGCTGGAAATGCCGAAAAATTCTCAAATACCTGTCTCTCCTCTTTGAGCCTTTGCTCTATAACCTTATCTATTTTAAAAGAATCATAATCCATATCGGGAAGTACCTTTCTTCCTTCATCTCTCATTAACCCCAACTTTTCAAGGCGGCGGACACGTTCTTTATTCAATTCAGTCCATGAACTTTTTTTGCTTCTAGGCGATAGTCTCTGCGCCATTTGAGTTTCGGCTATTTTCTTTTTCACTCCATCAATCCATCCAAAGCACAAAGATTCTTCGACCGCGTCCAAATACAGCAATGTATCTGGGTTTGGTGTCATGCTAACTACTACCCAACAAGACTTTTTAATATTTCCATTTTCCTGTAGCCAAATCCTCAAATCTTCTCTCGATTTTACTATAATTAGATTTTCAATTTCCATAGATAAAATTCAAGCTCCTTCTAACTATAGTGTGTAATTAAATTCATTATACGACCTATGACCCAAGTCGAACTTGATACTATCAGCAAAAGGGTAAAATGATACTTATCTCAACTAGCAATGGTGACTTATTTCTTCTATTAAATCGAAGTAAAAAGGTCGACTCCCCTATTTTTAGAAGTATCGACCTTTTTAGTATAATTTGATTTAACTCAAAACAATATCCATTGCACTCACCAAATTTTCAAAACGATGCGCCAGTGTTTAAACGGATTCAGCAGCTTCCTGATACCAAAAAAATGCATAGTCGTTCATGACGGATGCGTGGCCTAGTTGGCGCAACATTGTAGAAATATTGCCTCTGTGATAGGTCCCATGATTGGCCACTTGCAGTACAATTTCCGATAAGCGTGTTTGGCGAATTCCGGCAAATGGGTTATCAAGCAAAACGGTTTGCTCCAAATCAGCTT from Paenibacillus sp. FSL K6-3182 carries:
- a CDS encoding YdeI/OmpD-associated family protein, with protein sequence MEIENLIIVKSREDLRIWLQENGNIKKSCWVVVSMTPNPDTLLYLDAVEESLCFGWIDGVKKKIAETQMAQRLSPRSKKSSWTELNKERVRRLEKLGLMRDEGRKVLPDMDYDSFKIDKVIEQRLKEERQVFENFSAFPALYKRVRIDTIQSIKNQPELFNSRLDKFIANTKENKMYGLWHDNGRLLDY